One window of Silurus meridionalis isolate SWU-2019-XX chromosome 9, ASM1480568v1, whole genome shotgun sequence genomic DNA carries:
- the hps3 gene encoding Hermansky-Pudlak syndrome 3 protein isoform X1, protein MVHVYNCHPFASQRIVPAEQEPGLVCCGGGTLFVVSAGGCRIEAYRMEQEECPLICRFSTMGLVHSIVYSHIGDYLVTIEEKNGATYLRAYTNWRYQAAERKRVGVRLLGHLMRGSALHGAPKEQMEIVEIPLSETPLFTTCCSITGALLVACAKTLVLFGLKRQPLTDQLDALDFERLLILYVSGLSPLQVALCSGYVALQTELEVLVVKLENLEMRCAFDEEHMQKHDDDDMTAAGVPNNDVKKEPQSPLDSDDFFVFPKHLEILGDKAKDCGVSLSLEWTGMNTEAKDNMGVTYILYRRFAPDFFQGCTVEETRLHSLQLHPIFTGNPDLSSDTKKNDPACMFCFFSLPNAGYMYSLKNTVELISTYQYPEKALQALLCNQFLYVLTRNALQCFSVRCSAVVARVEDPYIDTTMKACPPFTMEVCALRIQLFIGLKSLCHDRNQIVLLTAADVETKQETERSTKRSLKSKGQKSLAGIFLAVGIDPTASPALESFLSRSFLSRKTSVSKVKEPSESSHGWNLYVISTVSTLQLYREMVDYSKRYEQTSPLSQDCIHLLSEAHLLLRSALLSPCADRDEIQEAFQESCAQLGDCFSRMDKRNCHLALPYYKMSGLSVTEVIQRNTEIRRDPVPNYGKGFLFFLKHSLYEETMEELSEKTANTVLEIFSKAEPGQLPYVVSSSFMKNANPACARAHLEQLELSGAPSVTVTLCKAAQALRLGDLHYYQQQMDRHAEMLQVYGFIEEPKLLVHLKGKDVVPTQLAQHLRDTQDGLLVAAIVALHENSKVKLKEAELFFQELCKDSTEPRSIPQLLVDFWEALLVASSQESIIQELAFHLTSLYIERNINRARSGIKALKSAEDLINSCSHYGPLSPWLSLMTPAQFNITHDHQEELQKLQSLLCGPTLDVSSIIPLLEQLPDVDNADLSIHVLCATKLGQHQLAIDKLLDRWPQAIIPYANHELHSDKMALWWQKLFPELCKRIRLSSEDNIVLLTALKETLTVLSMELSPVEFLDLLPDDGTAHFFLPHLLKCSQRHLLT, encoded by the exons ATGGTTCATGTGTACAACTGCCACCCGTTTGCGTCTCAGCGGATCGTCCCGGCGGAGCAGGAGCCCGGGCTGGTGTGCTGCGGCGGCGGCACGCTGTTCGTTGTCTCCGCTGGAGGATGCAGGATCGAGGCGTATCGCATGGAGCAGGAGGAATGTCCTCTCATCTGCCGCTTTTCCACCATGGGATTAGTGCACAGCATCGTGTACAGTCACATCG GGGATTACCTGGTTACCATAGAGGAGAAAAATGGTGCCACATACCTGAGGGCCTACACAAACTGGCGCTACCAAGCAGCTGAGAGGAAGCGTGTTGGTGTTCGCTTGCTCGGACACCTCATGCGTGGCTCGGCACTTCATGGTGCCCCCAAGGAACAGATGGAGATTGTGGAGATTCCATTATCGGAGACCCCGCTCTTTACTACCTGCTGCTCCATAACAGGTGCCCTGCTGGTGGCCTGCGCAAAGACCCTGGTGCTGTTTGGCCTGAAGCGACAGCCGCTTACCGATCAACTTGACGCGCTTGACTTTGAGAGGCTCCTCATCCTGTATGTTTCTGGCTTGAGCCCATTGCAGGTGGCACTCTGTAGTGGGTACGTTGCTTTGCAGACAGAGCTAGAGGTGCTGGTGGTGAAGCTGGAGAATCTGGAAATGAGATGTGCATTCGATGAAGAGCATATGCAgaagcatgatgatgatgatatgactGCAGCAGGTGTACCCAACAATG ATGTCAAAAAAGAACCCCAGAGTCCCCTTGACTCAGATGACTTCTTTGTGTTCCCGAAGCATCTGGAGATACTGGGAGATAAGGCAAAAGACTGTGGGGTGTCTCTGTCTTTAGAGTGGACTGGGATGAACACCGAGGCGAAGGACAATATGGGAGTCACCTACATATTATACAG gagGTTTGCCCCAGATTTCTTTCAGGGCTGCACTGTGGAGGAGACACGATTACACTCCCTGCAGCTCCACCCAATATTCACTG GCAATCCAGATCTAAGCAGTGACACTAAAAAGAACGATCCCGCCtgtatgttctgcttcttttctcTGCCAAATGCTGGTTACATGTACAGCCTGAAGAACACAGTAGAGCTCATCTCAACCTACCAGTACCCAGAAAAGGCTCTTCAGGCTTTGCTCTGCAACCAGTTTCTATATGTCCTCACACG aaaTGCTCTGCAGTGTTTCTCTGTGAGGTGCAGTGCGGTGGTTGCTCGAGTCGAGGACCCATACATCGACACCACCATGAAG gccTGTCCTCCTTTCACTATGGAAGTTTGTGCCCTACGTATTCAGCTGTTCATCGGCCTGAAGTCTCTGTGCCATGATAGAAATCAGATTGTGCTGCTCACAGCTGCTGACGTTGAGACTAAACAAGAGACAGAACGATCGACTAAAAGATCTCT CAAATCAAAAGGGCAGAAATCACTGGCAGGGATTTTCCTAGCAGTAGGTATAGATCCGACCGCCAGCCCAGCCCTGGAGAGCTTCCTGTCCAGGTCTTTTCT ATCCAGGAAGACGTCTGTGTCGAAAGTAAAAGAGCCCAGCGAGAGCAGTCATGGCTGGAACCTGTATGTTATAAGCACTGTGTCCACACTGCAGCTCTACAGGGAAAtg GTGGATTACAGCAAACGATACGAGCAGACGAGTCCGCTGTCTCAGGACTGCATTCATCTGCTGAGTGAAGCTCACCTGCTGCTCAGATCCGCTCTGCTTAGTCCCTGTGCAGATAGAGACGAGATCCAGGAAGCTTTCCAGGAGAGTTGTGCCCAACTGGGAGACTGCTTCAGcag GATGGATAAGCGGAATTGTCACCTGGCTCTTCCGTACTACAAGATGTCCGGGCTGTCGGTGACTGAGGTAATCCAGAGAAACACGGAAATACGTAGGGATCCTGTTCCAAATTATGGGAAAGGATTCCTCTTCTTCCTTAAGCATTCTCTCTATGAGGAAACCATGGAAGAGCTCAGCGAA AAAACCGCAAACACAGTGTTGGAGATCTTCAGCAAAGCCGAGCCAGGTCAGCTCCCATATGTAGTGAGCAGCTCGTTCATGAAGAATGCTAATCCTGCCTGTGCACGTGCACACCTGGAGCAGCTGGAGCTCAGTGGTGCCCCATCAGTCACAGTCACGCTGTGTAAGGCTGCTCAGGCACTGCGCTTAGGAGACCTGCACTACTACCAACAGCAGATGGATCGGCATGCTGAG ATGCTGCAGGTGTATGGCTTCATAGAGGAGCCAAAGCTTCTTGTGCATCTCAAAGGGAAGGATGTGGTGCCCACTCAGTTGGCACAGCACCTACGGGACACTCAAGATGGCCTGCTGGTGGCTGCCATTGTGGCACTTCATGAGAACAGCAAGGTCAAACTGAAAGAGGCTGAACTCTTCTTTCAG GAATTGTGTAAGGACAGTACAGAGCCTCGAAGCATTCCTCAGCTGCTGGTGGATTTTTGGGAGGCTCTGCTCGTGGCATCGTCTCAGGAATCGATTATCCAGGAGCTGGCATTCCATCTCACCTCTTTATATATCGAGCGCAACATCAACAGGGCGCGATCAGGCATTAAAGCGCTTAAATCAGCTGAGGACTTG ATTAACTCTTGCTCTCATTATGGACCACTGTCCCCATGGTTGAGCCTTATGACTCCTGCTCAATTCAACATTACACATGACCACCAAGAAGAACTTCAGAAACTCCAG TCTCTGCTGTGTGGCCCCACTCTAGACGTGTCCTCCATTATACCTCTGCTGGAACAGCTACCAGATGTGGATAACGCCGACCTTAGCATTCACGTGCTCTGTGCCACCAAACTGGGTCAACATCAGCTTGCGATTGACAAGTTATTGGACCGCTGGCCGCAAGCTATCATCCCCTATGCCAACCATGAGTTACATAGTGACAAAATG GCTCTGTGGTGGCAGAAACTGTTTCCTGAGCTTTGTAAGAGGATACGGCTTTCTTCAGAAGATAACATTGTTCTACTCACTGCTCTCAAAG AGACTCTGACAGTGTTATCCATGGAGCTGAGCCCAGTAGAGTTTTTGGACTTGTTACCTGACGATGGTACAGCACACTTCTTCCTGCCTCATCTTCTGAAATGCAGCCAGAGGCATCTCCTTACATGA
- the hps3 gene encoding Hermansky-Pudlak syndrome 3 protein isoform X2 has translation MVHVYNCHPFASQRIVPAEQEPGLVCCGGGTLFVVSAGGCRIEAYRMEQEECPLICRFSTMGLVHSIVYSHIGDYLVTIEEKNGATYLRAYTNWRYQAAERKRVGVRLLGHLMRGSALHGAPKEQMEIVEIPLSETPLFTTCCSITGALLVACAKTLVLFGLKRQPLTDQLDALDFERLLILYVSGLSPLQVALCSGYVALQTELEVLVVKLENLEMRCAFDEEHMQKHDDDDMTAAGVPNNDVKKEPQSPLDSDDFFVFPKHLEILGDKAKDCGVSLSLEWTGMNTEAKDNMGVTYILYRRFAPDFFQGCTVEETRLHSLQLHPIFTGNPDLSSDTKKNDPACMFCFFSLPNAGYMYSLKNTVELISTYQYPEKALQALLCNQFLYVLTRNALQCFSVRCSAVVARVEDPYIDTTMKACPPFTMEVCALRIQLFIGLKSLCHDRNQIVLLTAADVETKQETERSTKRSLSRKTSVSKVKEPSESSHGWNLYVISTVSTLQLYREMVDYSKRYEQTSPLSQDCIHLLSEAHLLLRSALLSPCADRDEIQEAFQESCAQLGDCFSRMDKRNCHLALPYYKMSGLSVTEVIQRNTEIRRDPVPNYGKGFLFFLKHSLYEETMEELSEKTANTVLEIFSKAEPGQLPYVVSSSFMKNANPACARAHLEQLELSGAPSVTVTLCKAAQALRLGDLHYYQQQMDRHAEMLQVYGFIEEPKLLVHLKGKDVVPTQLAQHLRDTQDGLLVAAIVALHENSKVKLKEAELFFQELCKDSTEPRSIPQLLVDFWEALLVASSQESIIQELAFHLTSLYIERNINRARSGIKALKSAEDLINSCSHYGPLSPWLSLMTPAQFNITHDHQEELQKLQSLLCGPTLDVSSIIPLLEQLPDVDNADLSIHVLCATKLGQHQLAIDKLLDRWPQAIIPYANHELHSDKMALWWQKLFPELCKRIRLSSEDNIVLLTALKETLTVLSMELSPVEFLDLLPDDGTAHFFLPHLLKCSQRHLLT, from the exons ATGGTTCATGTGTACAACTGCCACCCGTTTGCGTCTCAGCGGATCGTCCCGGCGGAGCAGGAGCCCGGGCTGGTGTGCTGCGGCGGCGGCACGCTGTTCGTTGTCTCCGCTGGAGGATGCAGGATCGAGGCGTATCGCATGGAGCAGGAGGAATGTCCTCTCATCTGCCGCTTTTCCACCATGGGATTAGTGCACAGCATCGTGTACAGTCACATCG GGGATTACCTGGTTACCATAGAGGAGAAAAATGGTGCCACATACCTGAGGGCCTACACAAACTGGCGCTACCAAGCAGCTGAGAGGAAGCGTGTTGGTGTTCGCTTGCTCGGACACCTCATGCGTGGCTCGGCACTTCATGGTGCCCCCAAGGAACAGATGGAGATTGTGGAGATTCCATTATCGGAGACCCCGCTCTTTACTACCTGCTGCTCCATAACAGGTGCCCTGCTGGTGGCCTGCGCAAAGACCCTGGTGCTGTTTGGCCTGAAGCGACAGCCGCTTACCGATCAACTTGACGCGCTTGACTTTGAGAGGCTCCTCATCCTGTATGTTTCTGGCTTGAGCCCATTGCAGGTGGCACTCTGTAGTGGGTACGTTGCTTTGCAGACAGAGCTAGAGGTGCTGGTGGTGAAGCTGGAGAATCTGGAAATGAGATGTGCATTCGATGAAGAGCATATGCAgaagcatgatgatgatgatatgactGCAGCAGGTGTACCCAACAATG ATGTCAAAAAAGAACCCCAGAGTCCCCTTGACTCAGATGACTTCTTTGTGTTCCCGAAGCATCTGGAGATACTGGGAGATAAGGCAAAAGACTGTGGGGTGTCTCTGTCTTTAGAGTGGACTGGGATGAACACCGAGGCGAAGGACAATATGGGAGTCACCTACATATTATACAG gagGTTTGCCCCAGATTTCTTTCAGGGCTGCACTGTGGAGGAGACACGATTACACTCCCTGCAGCTCCACCCAATATTCACTG GCAATCCAGATCTAAGCAGTGACACTAAAAAGAACGATCCCGCCtgtatgttctgcttcttttctcTGCCAAATGCTGGTTACATGTACAGCCTGAAGAACACAGTAGAGCTCATCTCAACCTACCAGTACCCAGAAAAGGCTCTTCAGGCTTTGCTCTGCAACCAGTTTCTATATGTCCTCACACG aaaTGCTCTGCAGTGTTTCTCTGTGAGGTGCAGTGCGGTGGTTGCTCGAGTCGAGGACCCATACATCGACACCACCATGAAG gccTGTCCTCCTTTCACTATGGAAGTTTGTGCCCTACGTATTCAGCTGTTCATCGGCCTGAAGTCTCTGTGCCATGATAGAAATCAGATTGTGCTGCTCACAGCTGCTGACGTTGAGACTAAACAAGAGACAGAACGATCGACTAAAAGATCTCT ATCCAGGAAGACGTCTGTGTCGAAAGTAAAAGAGCCCAGCGAGAGCAGTCATGGCTGGAACCTGTATGTTATAAGCACTGTGTCCACACTGCAGCTCTACAGGGAAAtg GTGGATTACAGCAAACGATACGAGCAGACGAGTCCGCTGTCTCAGGACTGCATTCATCTGCTGAGTGAAGCTCACCTGCTGCTCAGATCCGCTCTGCTTAGTCCCTGTGCAGATAGAGACGAGATCCAGGAAGCTTTCCAGGAGAGTTGTGCCCAACTGGGAGACTGCTTCAGcag GATGGATAAGCGGAATTGTCACCTGGCTCTTCCGTACTACAAGATGTCCGGGCTGTCGGTGACTGAGGTAATCCAGAGAAACACGGAAATACGTAGGGATCCTGTTCCAAATTATGGGAAAGGATTCCTCTTCTTCCTTAAGCATTCTCTCTATGAGGAAACCATGGAAGAGCTCAGCGAA AAAACCGCAAACACAGTGTTGGAGATCTTCAGCAAAGCCGAGCCAGGTCAGCTCCCATATGTAGTGAGCAGCTCGTTCATGAAGAATGCTAATCCTGCCTGTGCACGTGCACACCTGGAGCAGCTGGAGCTCAGTGGTGCCCCATCAGTCACAGTCACGCTGTGTAAGGCTGCTCAGGCACTGCGCTTAGGAGACCTGCACTACTACCAACAGCAGATGGATCGGCATGCTGAG ATGCTGCAGGTGTATGGCTTCATAGAGGAGCCAAAGCTTCTTGTGCATCTCAAAGGGAAGGATGTGGTGCCCACTCAGTTGGCACAGCACCTACGGGACACTCAAGATGGCCTGCTGGTGGCTGCCATTGTGGCACTTCATGAGAACAGCAAGGTCAAACTGAAAGAGGCTGAACTCTTCTTTCAG GAATTGTGTAAGGACAGTACAGAGCCTCGAAGCATTCCTCAGCTGCTGGTGGATTTTTGGGAGGCTCTGCTCGTGGCATCGTCTCAGGAATCGATTATCCAGGAGCTGGCATTCCATCTCACCTCTTTATATATCGAGCGCAACATCAACAGGGCGCGATCAGGCATTAAAGCGCTTAAATCAGCTGAGGACTTG ATTAACTCTTGCTCTCATTATGGACCACTGTCCCCATGGTTGAGCCTTATGACTCCTGCTCAATTCAACATTACACATGACCACCAAGAAGAACTTCAGAAACTCCAG TCTCTGCTGTGTGGCCCCACTCTAGACGTGTCCTCCATTATACCTCTGCTGGAACAGCTACCAGATGTGGATAACGCCGACCTTAGCATTCACGTGCTCTGTGCCACCAAACTGGGTCAACATCAGCTTGCGATTGACAAGTTATTGGACCGCTGGCCGCAAGCTATCATCCCCTATGCCAACCATGAGTTACATAGTGACAAAATG GCTCTGTGGTGGCAGAAACTGTTTCCTGAGCTTTGTAAGAGGATACGGCTTTCTTCAGAAGATAACATTGTTCTACTCACTGCTCTCAAAG AGACTCTGACAGTGTTATCCATGGAGCTGAGCCCAGTAGAGTTTTTGGACTTGTTACCTGACGATGGTACAGCACACTTCTTCCTGCCTCATCTTCTGAAATGCAGCCAGAGGCATCTCCTTACATGA
- the LOC124391135 gene encoding LOW QUALITY PROTEIN: ceruloplasmin (The sequence of the model RefSeq protein was modified relative to this genomic sequence to represent the inferred CDS: inserted 1 base in 1 codon) — MRRLHWNLIGILCCVGSVSCIIXEYFIGIKEIEWNYAPTGKNQIQNKTIKEDEHARTFLENGDLRIGHVYKKAVYLQYTDLSFKQEIEKPKWLGFVGPIISAEEEDMVVVHLKNMASRTYSIHPHGIHYNKSHEGAWYPDMTSKDEILDDAVAPGQMYNYLWRLSSSHAPGKDDMNCLTRVYHSHVNAPKDSASGLIGPLIICKKGTLDIHGDKKGDYLYTLMFSVVDENLSWYLDDNIKKFCKTPTKVNKDDEDFQESNKMHAINGFVFGNLPDLSMCMGNKIQWHLFGIGNEVDIHSAFFHGQIIKDRQHRMDTVSLFPATFVSVEMEADNPGQWLLSCQVNDHLEAGMQAIFEIKKCFPAVHKPRPFGEVRQYYIAAEEVIWDYGPTQINQYTGIKLQDDSMAGIFFNNRNDRIGGKYKKVRYVEYTDDTFTKPKEKKPEEEHLGILGPVIRAEEEDTIKVTFKNKASRPYSIQPHGVQYSIEMDGTLYHNVLEESYTAKKLRELKKEARIVEPLPAAQVKPGTTFKYEWVVPKYGGPTESDPDCITYLYYSAVDPIQDTNSGLVGPLLICKPKTLKAGKQKNVKKEFILLTTSFDENLSWYLDENINRFAKQPKTVKKDDEEFQLSNKMHSINGYMYGNLPGLTMCKGDKVSWHISGLGSEGDIHGVYFNGNRFLYRGTRRDTITVFPHISHTVIMEPDSMGQFELTCKSADDNHAGMRANYTVEKCSIWDRSSEIMLHQKKYYIAAVEMDWDYSPSRTWEEKLFHNLKESPGNTYLNKGGKFIGSKYKKVLYREYTDDTFTKPKDRSADMEHLGILGPMIHGNVGEKVKVVFKNLAKRPYSIHAHGVKTDSPHITPTQPGQIQTYTWYIPKTAGPTSEQEECNVGAYYSTVDVNKDLYSGLVGPLIICQKSLLRTLGLKKEIEEFALLFMVFDENKSWYLEDNIKTHVKNPPSNLQEDEEFIESNKMHGINGLVYGNLHGLYVNIGDKVYWYLMGMGNEIDLHTAHFHGHSFEYKISGVHRDDVFDLFPGTFQTVKMRPQYPGTWLLHCHVADHVLFGMETTYTVREIISKG; from the exons ATGAGGAGGTTACACTGGAACCTGATTGGGATTTTGTGCTGTGTTGGAAGTGTGTCCTGTATAA AGGAATATTTCATAGGTATTAAGGAGATTGAGTGGAATTATGCACCTACTGGAAAGAACCAGATTCAAAACAAGACAATAAAAGAAGATGA ACATGCTAGAACATTTTTGGAAAATGGTGACCTTAGGATTGGCCATGTGTATAAGAAAGCTGTGTACCTCCAGTACACTGACCTTTCCTTCAAGCAGGAAATAGAGAAGCCCAAATGGTTGGGCTTTGTTGGACCTATTATCAGTGCTGAAGAGGAGGACATGGTGGTTGTGCATTTAAAGAACATGGCGTCTCGCACATACTCCATTCATCCCCATGGGATTCATTACAATAAATCCCATGAAG GGGCATGGTACCCCGACATGACAAGTAAAGATGAGATCCTTGATGATGCTGTGGCTCCTGGGCAGATGTATAACTATTTATGGAGACTGTCTTCCTCTCACGCTCCTGGCAAAGATGACATGAACTGCCTGACCCGAGTGTACCACTCTCATGTCAATGCCCCCAAAGACTCTGCCTCAGGACTTATTGGGCCCCTTATTATCTGTAAAAAAG GGACTCTGGACATACATGGTGATAAAAAAGGTGATTACCTCTACACACTCATGTTTAGTGTTGTTGATGAAAACCTCAGCTGGTACCTGGATGATAACATCAAGAAGTTCTGCAAAACACCAACCAAAGTCAATAAGGATGATGAGGACTTTCAGGAGAGCAATAAAATGCATG CTAttaatggttttgtttttggCAACTTGCCAGACCTGAGCATGTGCATGGGCAATAAAATTCAATGGCACCTGTTTGGGATTGGCAATGAGGTGGACATCCACTCTGCATTCTTCCATGGTCAGATTATAAAGGACAGGCAGCATCGCATGGACACTGTTAGCCTCTTCCCAGCTACATTTGTCAGTGTAGAAATGGAGGCAGACAACCCTGGACAGTGGCTATTGAGCTGCCAGGTTAATGATCATCTGGAGG CGGGTATGCAGGCAATTTTTGAgatcaaaaaatgttttccgGCTGTGCATAAGCCCAGGCCATTTGGTGAAGTCAGACAGTACTACATTGCTGCTGAGGAAGTTATCTGGGACTATGGACCAACACAGATCAACCAATACACTGGCATTAAGCTACAAGATGACAG TATGGCTGGCATATTCTTTAATAATCGTAATGATCGCATTGGAGGGAAATACAAGAAGGTCCGGTACGTGGAATACACAGATGACACCTTTACCAAgcccaaagaaaaaaaacctgaagagGAACACTTGGGCATTCTGG GTCCAGTCATCAGGGCAGAGGAGGAGGACACCATTAAGGTCACTTTTAAGAATAAAGCAAGCAGACCGTACAGTATTCAGCCCCATGGTGTACAGTACAGCATTGAAATGGATGGCACGCTTTATCACAATGTTCTAGAAG AATCCTATACTGCAAAAAAGCTTAGGGAACTCAAGAAAGAAGCAA gAATTGTTGAACCTCTTCCTGCTGCCCAAGTCAAACCTGGCACTACCTTTAAGTATGAGTGGGTTGTGCCTAAGTATGGTGGTCCAACTGAAAGTGATCCTGACTGTATCACATACCTGTACTATTCTGCTGTGGACCCAATCCAAGACACCAACTCTGGCCTGGTTGGACCTCTCCTAATCTGTAAACCAAAAACCCTCAAAGCTGGCAAACAA aaaaatgtgaaaaaagaattCATCCTGCTTACCACATCTTTTGATGAGAACCTGAGTTGGTATTTAGATGAGAACATTAACAGATTtgcaaaacaaccaaaaactGTGAAGAAAGACGATGAAGAGTTTCAGTTGTCTAATAAGATGCATT CAATCAATGGATACATGTATGGAAATCTTCCAGGCCTGACTATGTGCAAAGGAGACAAAGTTTCCTGGCATATTTCGGGTCTGGGATCAGAGGGGGACATTCATGGAGTGTACTTCAATGGTAACAGGTTCCTTTATAGAGGAACAAGAAGAGACACCATCACTGTATTCCCTCACATCTCGCATACAGTCATCATGGAGCCAGACAGCATGG GGCAATTTGAGTTGACCTGTAAAAGTGCTGATGATAACCATGCAGGCATGAGAGCGAACTACACGGTGGAAAAGTGCAGTATCTGGGACAGAAGTTCAGAGATCATGCTCCACCAAAAGAAATATTACATTGCTGCTGTTGAGATGGACTGGGATTATTCTCCCAGTCGCACCTGGGAGGAGAAACTGTTTCATAACCTTAAAGAAAG CCCAGGTAACACATACCTCAACAAAGGGGGCAAATTTATTGGCTCCAAATACAAGAAGGTCCTGTACAGAGAGTACACTGATGACACCTTTACTAAGCCAAAGGACAGGTCCGCTGATATGGAACACTTGGGAATTCTGG GTCCTATGATTCATGGAAATGTGGGAGAGAAAGTAAAGGTGGTTTTCAAGAACTTGGCCAAGAGACCATATTCTATACATGCACATGGAGTAAAGACAGACAGTCCTCACATCACTCCAACCCAACCAG GTCAAATTCAGACATACACTTGGTATATTCCTAAGACTGCTGGACCAACGTCTGAACAGGAGGAATGTAATGTTGGAGCTTACTATTCCACTGTAGATGTTAACAAG GATTTGTATAGTGGACTAGTTGGCCCACTGATTATCTGTCAGAAGAGTCTGCTGAGGACATTAGGGCTAAAGAAAGAGATTGAAGAGTTTGCATTGCTGTTCATGGTGTTTGATGAGAATAAATCCTGGTATCTGGAGGATAACATAAAAACCCATGTAAAAAATCCTCCCAGTAATTTACAGGAGGATGAGGAGTTCATTGAAAGCAACAAAATGCATG GTATAAACGGCCTGGTCTATGGAAACCTTCATGGGTTGTATGTTAACATTGGAGATAAGGTGTACTGGTATCTGATGGGAATGGGAAATGAAATAGACCTACACACAGCACATTTTCATGGCCACAGCTTTGAGTACAAG ATAAGTGGCGTCCATCGCGATGATGTATTCGACTTATTCCCCGGCACGTTCCAGACGGTCAAAATGAGGCCACAGTATCCCGGCACCTGGCTCCTGCACTGCCatgttgctgaccatgtgctGTTTGGCATGGAGACCACATACACAGTGAGAG AAATCATAAGTAAAGGCTGA
- the tm4sf18 gene encoding transmembrane 4 L6 family member 18 — translation MCSLGFAKSLGFALIPLAICCIVANVLLFFPDGAVEYLKTNHLSWYVWSFMGIGGGGIAIFIAAFTFLSMGKCADSCGSESCAMCGSVLVSLIGLAGSGYCFAISASAMLRGPYCQVKFANWTNPFQDDATYLLHPESWSQCEKPANIVEWNVTLLAILLGLSLIEFLVCFVQFISGLVSAICRPCCYKQQYSLSA, via the exons ATGTGCTCTTTGGGTTTTGCCAAATCTTTAGGTTTTGCCCTAATCCCACTTGCCATTTGCTGCATTGTGGCCAATGTGCTGCTCTTTTTCCCTGATGGAGCAGTGGAGTATCTCAAAACAAACCATCTGAGCTGGTATGTGTGGTCCTTCATGGGAATAGGAGGTGGCGGGATCGCA ATATTCATAGCTGCTTTCACATTTTTGAGCATGGGGAAGTGTGCTGACTCCTGTGGATCAGAGAGCTGTGCT ATGTGTGGCTCAGTGCTAGTGTCTCTCATTGGACTGGCTGGCTCTGGTTATTGCTTTGCAATATCAGCAAGTGCCATGCTACGAGGGCCatattgccaagtaaaatttgcCAATTGGACAAATCCTTTCCAGGATGATGCAAC ATACCTGTTGCATCCTGAATCCTGGTCTCAGTGTGAAAAACCTGCTAACATTGTTGAGTGGAATGTGACATTGCTGGCCATCCTGCTAGGCCTCAGCCTTATCGAGTTTCTCGTTTGCTTTGTGCAGTTTATCAGCGGATTGGTCAGCGCCATCTGCAGGCCTTGTTGCTATAAGCAGCAATATAGTCTAAGTGCTTGA